From Sceloporus undulatus isolate JIND9_A2432 ecotype Alabama chromosome 6, SceUnd_v1.1, whole genome shotgun sequence, one genomic window encodes:
- the LOC121933989 gene encoding G protein-activated inward rectifier potassium channel 4-like → MVLPMASSSMELQPDKGLCVRNNTGDWRLSYEESRSRRNSIPPAKTPKAKHMLAYLPRPPTETSRYGTFAQKPEMIAVPLDPFDETQQQMETPTTKRSALQCNYVSMSCSSNIPNDRSVLLQRRLSTVEASYGTVLPTKHRPSVSINTEELPKYHRSSRTDPPPPSLIRELNARLYSQHAFSSPNINSGRNKTPTRSIISVNNSEKGQNKRCKLMENDRQFGNKQQRQRYVTKVGKCQVNLGNIQEKKRFLSDIFTTIVDLKYRWFLFVFSMCYIITWVVFGIIYYFDSWIRDDVNHIGDPEWKPCIQNLENFISALLFSVESQRTIGYGSRIVTANCTEGVILLMVQSIIGSMIDALMVGCMFVKISRPKKRAQTLIFSKKCVISHRDDQLCLMFRIGDLRDSHMVDAKIRAKLIKSRQTKEGEFIPLEQSELNLGYDTGEDRLFLVEPQIICHIINEQSPFWEMSAEDLKREQFEIIIILEGIVEATGMTCQARTSYVEDEILWGHRFEPCMTLEKGAFRVDYTRFEKTFEVQIPGISAREMYEQKEIENRDQSTLSLYWDHLVHPCLSAELNNEGRQGDGPSEEGLSRLGFSNITEEERSNEYQTQEASV, encoded by the exons ATGGTCTTACCCATGGCCAGCAGCAGCATGGAGCTGCAGCCGGACAAAGGGCTCTGCGTCCGCAACAACACCGGCGACTGGAGGCTGAGCTACGAAGAGTCCCGGAGCCGCCGAAACTCCATCCCTCCGGCCAAGACGCCCAAAGCCAAGCACATGTTGGCATACCTGCCTCGGCCTCCCACGGAAACCAGCAGATATGGGACCTTCGCCCAGAAG ccTGAAATGATAGCCGTTCCTTTGGATCCTTTTGATGAGACCCAGCAGCAAATGGAAACCCCAACCACAAAGAGAAGTGCCCTGCAATGCAACTACGTCTCCATGTCCTGCAGCTCGAACATCCCCAACGACAGGTCTGTCCTTCTCCAGAGGAGACTCAGCACAGTGGAGGCAAGCTATGGTACGGTGTTGCCTACCAAACACCGGCCCAGCGTCTCCATCAACACAGAAGAGCTGCCCAAATACCACCGGTCCTCCAGGACGGATCCGCCTCCACCTTCGCTAATCCGGGAACTGAACGCCCGGCTTTATTCCCAACATGCTTTCAGTTCCCCCAACATCAACTCCGGGCGGAACAAAACTCCGACCCGCAGCATCATCTCGGTGAACAACTCAGAAAAAGGGCAGAACAAGCGCTGCAAACTCATGGAAAATGACCGACAATTTGGTAACAAACAGCAGAGGCAGCGCTACGTGACCAAGGTTGGCAAGTGCCAGGTGAACTTGGGCAACATCCAGGAGAAGAAGAGGTTCTTGTCTGACATCTTTACCACCATTGTGGATCTCAAGTACCGATGGttcctctttgtcttcagcaTGTGCTACATCATCACCTGGGTGGTCTTTGGCATCATATATTACTTTGATTCCTGGATACGAGACGACGTCAACCATATAGGCGACCCCGAATGGAAACCTTGCATACAGAACCTTGAGAATTTCATCTCTGCTTTACTCTTTTCTGTAGAAAGCCAAAGGACTATTGGCTATGGGTCTCGGATCGTGACGGCCAACTGCACGGAAGGGGTCATTTTGCTCATGGTCCAGTCCATCATTGGATCCATGATCGACGCCCTCATGGTGGGCTGCATGTTCGTGAAGATCTCCAGGCCCAAGAAGCGTGCCCAGACCTTAATATTTAGCAAGAAGTGTGTGATCTCCCATCGGGACGACCAGCTCTGCCTCATGTTCCGTATCGGAGACCTCCGGGACAGTCACATGGTGGATGCAAAAATCAGAGCCAAGTTGATTAAGTCCCGGCAAACGAAGGAAGGGGAGTTCATCCCTCTGGAGCAGTCAGAACTGAACCTGGGCTATGATACGGGTGAGGACCGTCTCTTCCTGGTGGAACCGCAGATCATCTGTCACATCATCAATGAGCAAAGCCCTTTCTGGGAGATGTCTGCAGAAGACCTGAAGAGAGAGCAGtttgaaatcatcatcatcctggaAGGCATTGTGGAAGCCACAG GGATGACGTGTCAAGCCCGGACATCCTACGTAGAGGACGAGATCCTTTGGGGCCACCGCTTCGAGCCCTGCATGACCCTGGAGAAAGGCGCCTTCCGTGTAGACTACACCAGATTTGAGAAGACCTTTGAAGTCCAGATCCCAGGGATTAGTGCCCGCGAGATGTACGAGCAGAAGGAGATAGAGAATCGGGACCAGTCAACTCTAAGCTTGTACTGGGACCATCTGGTGCACCCTTGCCTTTCAGCAGAACTCAACAACGAAGGTCGGCAAGGGGATGGTCCCAGCGAGGAAGGCCTCTCCAGACTGGGCTTTTCCAACATCACAGAAGAAGAGCGAAGCAACGAGTACCAGACCCAAGAGGCCAGCGTCTAA